In Candidatus Kaistella beijingensis, a genomic segment contains:
- a CDS encoding SIR2 family NAD-dependent protein deacylase: protein MKKKLVVLSGAGISAESGVKTFRDSNGLWENHRIEDVASPEGYERNPQMVLDFYNARRRQLKEVFPNDAHKILAELEEFFDVEIITQNVDDLHERAGSTKIVHLHGELKKARPVNSDKKAIPWEGDLNLGDLNFEGIQLRPHIVWFGEMVPEMNKAIAIAEKADIFLVIGTSLQVYPAASLIHYIPKNCDLFVIDPHLENNFAKEQNFFKSSATAGMRQLKDILTKKE, encoded by the coding sequence ATGAAAAAGAAATTGGTGGTATTATCTGGTGCAGGAATTTCTGCAGAAAGCGGAGTGAAAACATTTCGTGATTCCAATGGTTTGTGGGAAAATCACCGAATCGAAGATGTAGCAAGCCCAGAAGGTTATGAAAGAAATCCCCAGATGGTTTTGGATTTTTATAATGCAAGAAGAAGACAGCTGAAAGAAGTTTTTCCTAATGACGCTCACAAAATTTTAGCAGAACTTGAAGAATTTTTTGATGTGGAAATTATAACCCAAAATGTAGACGATTTGCATGAAAGAGCCGGCTCCACTAAAATCGTTCATCTGCATGGAGAGCTAAAAAAAGCCAGGCCCGTAAACTCTGACAAAAAGGCAATTCCTTGGGAAGGAGATTTGAATTTGGGTGACTTGAATTTTGAAGGAATTCAGCTTCGGCCGCACATTGTTTGGTTCGGCGAAATGGTTCCAGAAATGAACAAGGCCATTGCAATTGCAGAAAAAGCAGATATTTTTTTGGTTATTGGTACCTCGCTTCAGGTTTATCCCGCTGCAAGTTTAATACATTACATCCCAAAGAACTGCGATTTATTTGTGATTGACCCACATTTAGAAAATAATTTCGCAAAGGAACAAAACTTTTTTAAGTCATCCGCAACAGCGGGGATGCGACAGCTAAAAGATATCTTAACAAAAAAAGAGTAA